TCCATTGCTGCTTATGGAAACTTAGAACCTCGCTTAGCAGCGACATATACGTTGGATTCTTTTTCTTCTATTAAGTTAAGTTATAACAGAATGGCGCAGTATCTTCAAATGATTTCTAATACTGCAGCTTCCATTCCTCTTGATGTTTGGACTCCTGCAACCAATAACATACCCGGACAGATTGCAAATCAATATGCTTTGGGCTATTTCAGAAATTTTCAGGAAGATAAATGGGAAACCTCTGTTGAAGTCTATTATAAATCTTTGCATAATCAAGTTGAATACATTGACAATGCAGACTTATTGCTCAATGAGTTTTTAGAAGCAGATCTGTTAATAGGCAAAGGGCGGGCTTATGGAGCAGAGTTCTTTGTTCGAAAACACGAAGGTAAACTTACGGGTTGGTTGAGTTATACGCTTGCACGAAGCGAAAGACTTGTTGAAGGCATTAATCGTGGCAAATGGTATCCTGCTCGTTTTGATAGGGCACACAATCTCAATTTGGTACTCATTTACGAAATTACCAAGAAAATTTCAGTGTCAGGTAACTTTGTTTATTATACCGGAACTCCCGCAACTTTTCCCACTTCTAAGTATAATTTTCAAGGTTATATCATTCCGCATATTGAAAATGATGCCCGAAATAATTATAGAATACCGGATTATCACCGTTTAGATTTATCTGTTACAATTCAAGGGAAAAAACGAAAGAAATGGGAAAGCAATTGGGTTTTTTCTGTTTATAATGTCTATGCGAGAAGGAATCCTTTTTCTATCTATTTTCAACCAAACCCAGAGGATTATATGCAAACGCAAGCGATTCGCTTTTCAGTATTAGGTAGAGCGGTACCGGCAATTACTTATAATTTTAATTTTTAGTCCATGAATATGCATAGAATCATTACGGTATTAATAATTGGATTTTTTTCTCTTACTGCTTGTGAAGATGTTGTGGAAGTGGATGTAAATAAGTCTGAAACGCAAATTTGTATTGATGCGATTATAACAAATGCCAAAGAACCTCAAGTGGTAAGGATTTCTCAAAGCATTGCTTATTTTGATAATTCAGGAGATTTTCCACCTTATGCTGTTGACTCGGTTGTGATGTCTGATAATTTAGGGAATAAGTATTATTTTGACAAAACTCAAACCGGTGTTTATACTTATCTGCCTTCACCTCTTGATTCGTTAGAGCAAAATTCTCATTTCATTTTAAAAGTATATAAGGGTCAAGCGGTCTATACAGCCCAAAGTACTTTAATGCGAAGTACATCAATTGACTCTCTTACATACCAATATAATGAGCGAATGAATGGATATATAGTAAGTTTACATGCGAGAGATGCGTATGGAGTAGGAGATTGTTATTGGCTTAGAACATACAGAAATGGTGTGTTTATGAACCATCCCGGTAAAATTAATATTGCCTATGATGCGGGATATCCTCAGATGTTTTCAGATAGCTTAGAGTTCGTTTTCCCAATTGCTATCATGCAAATTAATGATTTTGAAAAGCCTTATCAAATTGGAGAAAAAGTGAAAGTGGAAATATTGGGAATCAACGGGGATTATTATCAGTACTTGAGTATGGCTCAACAACAAATGCAAAATGGTGGAATGTTCGCTCCTCCTCCTGTGAATGTAAGGACTAACTTTACTGCTAATGCACATGCGTTGACCCCGGTAGGCTTTTTTAATGTTTGCGAAGTTCAGTCCGCTGAGATTGAAATAATCAAATAAAAACAAAGACAAGATATTTGTTTTTGTTTTTTTTGTATTTTGCTTGTGTCTAATTGTTGTACTCATACATTTGCGGATAAATTTATTGTTGAATATGTATAAAACAATACTAACCTTGGCTGCATTCTTATCTTTCAATCATTTGTATTCTCAAATTTCTTATAAAGTTAATCAAGATAACCCGTTTTTGAAGGTACACGTGGGTGTGGGCGGATTTTTTGATTATGATTTTTTAGATAAAAATTCGCGAAGCGCAACAAATGCCATTCTTCAGTTTCACCCTTCAAAAAGAATTATGTTAGGGGGCGAAGTTGTATGGGCTAATAAAAAGAATGATAAGGTGATAAAAGAATCTGCTACTGAAATTAAAGCGACAATGTTTGAATGGAACGGGCGACTTTCTTTGTTTCCAAGTGCAAAGGTCAAAAGTAAACAAGTAAAGATTGTACTCGAATCCGCAAGTTGGTCTGATTATTCTTATAACTATTCGTATGAAAATTACATTTTTGCTCCTGCAAAAACCTTGTATCAATACGGTTTCACTTTTAGCGCAGGATCTTTTACTAATAATTTTCTCGACTCAAAGAATGATTCATTGTTGCTCTTAGTTAATAAAACTAGTGGTTTAGACGAGTATTTACCCAATACCGGTACTACCTATACCGGCATGAGATTTTCAGCAGGAGTAGTATATAGTGAAACAAGAAATTTCTCAATTGATGCAAAAGATAAGCGTACGGGGAATGTTTATGGCGATAAGGTAAATAGAGGGCGCACGGAATTTATTGCTGAAATCGTTGCAATGCCAACAATTACAGTAACTAAAGACTTAGTTGCCAAAGAGACCGGAACTGAATATACACTAAAGACAATGCCGGAATTAAAGAATATCGGATATAGGATAAGATTGGAACAGTACTCAACCGGTGTGTTAGCACTTGGCTATCATATTGAATTTGGACAAAGACCGGGTATCCTATATAGATTTGGCAAGAAGGAGCAATTGCGCACCATGTATTTTAAAATTGGAATTAGTGCGTTTATCAATGGAATGAAATCTAAGATATAGCTGTATTTCAACTAATTTTGAAGGCGTAATATGAGAATTGACATACTCACTGTTTTGCCCGAACTTTTTGAAAGTCCTTTGCAACATTCTATCATGAAACGCGCACAAGAGAAAGGCGTGGTAGAAATACATGTTCACAATTTACGTGATTATGCGGTCAACAAATATGGGCAAGTTGATGATTATCCCTATGGGGGTGCTGCCGGTATGGTGTTAATGCCGGAACCGCTTTCCAAATGGATAGAACAATTGCAATCAGAAAGACAGTATGATGAAGTTGTTTTTCTCACACCGGATGGTGAACCTACACGTCAATCGCATGTCAATAAACTTTCTTTATCA
The sequence above is drawn from the Bacteroidia bacterium genome and encodes:
- a CDS encoding DUF4249 domain-containing protein, with protein sequence MNMHRIITVLIIGFFSLTACEDVVEVDVNKSETQICIDAIITNAKEPQVVRISQSIAYFDNSGDFPPYAVDSVVMSDNLGNKYYFDKTQTGVYTYLPSPLDSLEQNSHFILKVYKGQAVYTAQSTLMRSTSIDSLTYQYNERMNGYIVSLHARDAYGVGDCYWLRTYRNGVFMNHPGKINIAYDAGYPQMFSDSLEFVFPIAIMQINDFEKPYQIGEKVKVEILGINGDYYQYLSMAQQQMQNGGMFAPPPVNVRTNFTANAHALTPVGFFNVCEVQSAEIEIIK